Proteins found in one Herbiconiux sp. A18JL235 genomic segment:
- a CDS encoding S8 family serine peptidase, with product MGGTRVGVAVVALLGGLLTAGAGGAAAAEPCGPAGDTARRLLGADTAESVFGVDGTGVKVGIISNSFAARGQADVDADVAAGWLPGPGNPCGYETPVTVLSEGADGEDDEGRAMAQVVHQVAPGAEILFAGSNSLDSYESGIADLIAHGASVIVDDESVGGDRPYHIDAGGRAARAAVEAGVLYIAAAGNFGVAGAPGRPSAGFPIGAWSTVAYRPTVCPGEVAALYPGELIDCLDFDPGEAEDASLTVTMPAKSLMTGSLDWAEDDGDVSTSFDYVLTVDGRTTKSTPSNPQVASAFAEIGNLSSSDPIENTVSVVRHVTPTAGTPPISVTWAQAEGYDVLIDQEYYRSTDTDVVGTTLYGHRAVPAVFSVAAMNAADSTLETYSSLGPAALYFGVPEPVVVPGPTAVGVDNLPTSNSVLGGSGWFRGTSAASPTVAAAAALVLQHTPGLSPVRLREVLTENAGTGRLLQPWDASVAPERSVGAGLIDVAATLSALTPEPTPTPDPSPTGDPTPVPVPVPGGGGSAGSPALAATGAPDAAVPAALAALAAAIGAVALLLRPRRTRHPVRRSRA from the coding sequence CTCCTCGGGGGGCTGCTGACGGCTGGTGCTGGGGGCGCGGCCGCGGCGGAGCCGTGCGGCCCGGCGGGCGACACCGCGCGCCGCCTCCTGGGTGCCGACACCGCGGAGTCGGTGTTCGGGGTCGACGGCACGGGTGTGAAGGTGGGCATCATCTCGAACTCCTTCGCCGCGCGTGGGCAGGCCGACGTCGACGCCGACGTCGCCGCCGGCTGGCTGCCCGGTCCGGGCAATCCCTGCGGTTACGAGACTCCCGTGACGGTCCTCAGCGAGGGGGCCGACGGCGAAGACGACGAGGGCCGCGCCATGGCGCAGGTGGTGCACCAGGTCGCGCCCGGCGCCGAGATCCTCTTCGCGGGGTCGAACAGCCTCGACAGCTACGAGAGCGGCATCGCCGACCTGATCGCCCACGGCGCATCCGTCATCGTCGACGACGAGTCGGTGGGCGGAGACCGGCCCTACCACATCGACGCCGGCGGACGTGCCGCACGAGCCGCCGTGGAGGCGGGTGTGCTCTACATCGCCGCCGCCGGCAACTTCGGTGTCGCGGGAGCTCCCGGCCGCCCCAGTGCGGGCTTTCCGATCGGGGCGTGGTCGACGGTCGCCTACCGGCCGACCGTCTGCCCCGGCGAGGTCGCCGCACTCTACCCGGGAGAGCTCATCGACTGCCTCGACTTCGATCCCGGAGAGGCGGAGGACGCCTCCCTGACCGTCACGATGCCCGCGAAATCGCTGATGACCGGGTCGCTCGACTGGGCCGAAGACGACGGTGACGTGAGCACGTCCTTCGACTACGTGCTCACCGTCGACGGGCGCACGACGAAGTCGACGCCCTCGAACCCGCAGGTGGCGTCGGCGTTCGCTGAGATCGGCAACCTGAGTTCGAGCGATCCGATCGAGAACACGGTGAGCGTGGTGCGGCACGTCACCCCGACGGCGGGCACTCCGCCGATCTCGGTGACCTGGGCACAGGCCGAGGGGTACGACGTGCTCATCGACCAGGAGTACTACCGCAGCACCGACACCGACGTCGTCGGAACGACCCTCTACGGCCATCGGGCGGTTCCCGCGGTGTTCTCCGTCGCGGCGATGAACGCCGCCGACTCCACCCTCGAGACCTACTCGTCTCTCGGCCCTGCCGCGCTGTACTTCGGGGTGCCCGAACCCGTCGTCGTTCCGGGGCCCACGGCGGTGGGCGTCGACAACCTGCCGACCTCAAACTCGGTGCTCGGCGGCAGCGGGTGGTTCAGGGGCACGTCGGCCGCGTCGCCCACGGTCGCGGCCGCGGCGGCCCTCGTGCTGCAGCACACCCCCGGTCTCTCGCCGGTGCGACTGCGTGAGGTGCTGACCGAGAACGCCGGAACCGGGAGACTCCTCCAGCCGTGGGATGCGTCGGTGGCGCCGGAGCGGTCGGTGGGAGCGGGCCTGATCGACGTCGCCGCGACGCTCTCGGCGCTCACGCCCGAGCCGACACCGACACCCGACCCGTCGCCGACCGGCGACCCGACCCCGGTGCCTGTACCTGTCCCCGGCGGGGGCGGCAGCGCGGGTTCGCCGGCGCTCGCCGCGACCGGGGCGCCCGATGCCGCTGTGCCCGCCGCGCTCGCCGCGCTGGCGGCGGCGATCGGAGCCGTCGCCCTCCTGCTGCGCCCGCGGCGCACGCGCCACCCGGTCAGGCGCTCGAGGGCCTGA
- a CDS encoding sensor histidine kinase: MSGGAEAAEGRLGGRRARVVAGVVAAVPVVVGLVVAGVLTVTGDRREVVLTSALATAVAGGGAVLSAIGALIVLLLAGRRSRRLRAASALSSEFERGRALERAHHRRFLARLDHEMKNPITAIRATVVAHDLSTSPQLAVIDDQAQRLATLVGDLRKLSELETRPLDLERLDLEQLVAEAVSALVQQRPETAGRVTVSVTRVPWAVPAVAGDPDLLSLAIDNVLSNAAKFGAAGPIELRLREHDGWAVLEVADAGRGIPEADLPVVFHELARAGNARDVPGSGLGLTLVETVIRRHGGDVTLRSLPGSGTVVTLRLPGA; encoded by the coding sequence ATGAGCGGGGGCGCGGAGGCGGCGGAGGGTCGGCTCGGCGGGCGGCGCGCACGGGTGGTCGCCGGGGTGGTGGCCGCCGTGCCGGTCGTGGTGGGGCTGGTGGTGGCGGGGGTGCTGACGGTCACGGGGGATCGGCGCGAGGTGGTGCTCACATCGGCTCTCGCCACCGCCGTCGCGGGTGGCGGTGCCGTGCTGTCGGCGATCGGCGCGCTGATCGTGCTGCTGCTCGCGGGGCGCCGATCACGTCGGCTTCGGGCAGCCTCGGCGCTCTCCTCCGAGTTCGAACGGGGGCGGGCGCTCGAGCGTGCTCACCACCGCCGCTTCCTCGCGCGCCTCGACCACGAGATGAAGAACCCGATCACCGCCATCCGCGCCACGGTCGTCGCACACGACCTCTCCACCTCCCCCCAGCTCGCGGTGATCGACGACCAGGCGCAGCGGCTCGCCACGCTCGTCGGCGACCTGCGCAAGCTCTCCGAGCTGGAGACCCGGCCCCTCGACCTCGAGCGGCTCGACCTCGAACAGCTCGTCGCCGAAGCGGTCTCCGCGCTCGTGCAGCAGCGGCCGGAGACGGCGGGCCGGGTGACCGTCAGCGTCACCCGTGTGCCGTGGGCGGTGCCTGCGGTCGCCGGCGACCCCGACCTGCTCTCGCTCGCCATCGACAACGTGCTGAGCAATGCGGCGAAGTTCGGAGCAGCGGGCCCGATCGAGCTGCGCCTGCGCGAGCACGACGGCTGGGCGGTGCTCGAGGTGGCGGATGCGGGCCGCGGCATCCCCGAAGCCGACCTGCCCGTCGTGTTCCACGAGCTCGCCCGCGCGGGGAACGCGCGCGATGTTCCGGGGTCGGGGCTCGGCCTCACCCTGGTCGAGACGGTGATCCGCCGTCACGGCGGCGACGTGACGCTGCGCTCCCTGCCGGGTTCGGGCACGGTCGTCACCCTCCGCTTACCCGGCGCCTGA
- a CDS encoding response regulator transcription factor codes for MSESVQPGAVSAAADTPRPELLLVDDDTAITDALSAFLTRSGYGVRTAADGAEALDAVAQAVPDLMVCDVMMPHVDGREFVRRVRAQGLWTPIILLTQVGESYERSAALDEGADDYLNKPFDPHELLSRIRAVLRRAKPGVPPLATAARLRSGALLLDRAARRVWLGGQEVALTPKAMTLLDYLMAHPGEVHSRERLLAALWGFDFATSSRAVDHRVAELRRVLGDDAAHPVFIETVQSTGYRFADGVVAA; via the coding sequence GTGAGCGAGAGCGTGCAGCCCGGGGCGGTGAGCGCCGCAGCCGACACCCCTCGTCCGGAGCTGCTTCTGGTCGACGACGACACCGCCATCACGGATGCCCTGAGCGCCTTCCTCACACGCAGCGGCTACGGCGTGCGCACGGCGGCCGACGGAGCCGAGGCGCTCGACGCCGTGGCGCAGGCGGTTCCCGATCTCATGGTGTGCGACGTGATGATGCCGCACGTCGACGGGCGCGAGTTCGTGCGGCGGGTGCGAGCGCAGGGATTGTGGACGCCGATCATCCTGCTCACGCAGGTGGGCGAGTCGTACGAGCGGAGCGCAGCGCTCGACGAGGGGGCTGACGACTATCTCAACAAGCCGTTCGACCCGCATGAGCTGCTGTCGCGCATCCGTGCCGTCCTGCGCCGGGCGAAGCCCGGGGTGCCGCCGCTCGCGACCGCAGCCAGGCTGCGATCGGGGGCGCTGCTGCTCGACCGCGCAGCTCGACGCGTGTGGCTCGGCGGCCAGGAGGTGGCGCTGACACCCAAGGCGATGACGCTGCTCGACTACTTGATGGCGCATCCGGGGGAGGTGCATTCCCGCGAGCGGCTGCTGGCGGCGCTGTGGGGCTTCGACTTCGCCACCTCGAGCCGCGCGGTCGACCATCGCGTCGCCGAGCTGCGGCGGGTGCTGGGTGACGACGCGGCGCATCCGGTGTTCATCGAGACGGTGCAGAGCACCGGGTACCGCTTCGCCGACGGGGTGGTGGCCGCATGA
- a CDS encoding DUF4190 domain-containing protein — translation MTQPPYPTYPVQARYAPPPPVRRTNGLAIASFVLGLLGFGLLPVIFGHVALGQIRRDGDGGAGFAIAGLVLGYLVLASVVVAVVIVALAVGGGLTIAGISGGFS, via the coding sequence ATGACCCAGCCGCCCTACCCGACATACCCCGTGCAGGCACGCTACGCCCCGCCGCCGCCCGTGCGCCGCACGAACGGCCTCGCCATCGCCTCGTTCGTGCTCGGGCTGCTCGGCTTCGGCCTGCTCCCCGTGATCTTCGGGCACGTGGCGCTCGGCCAGATCAGGCGCGACGGCGACGGCGGAGCGGGCTTCGCCATCGCGGGGCTGGTGCTCGGGTACCTCGTGCTCGCCTCTGTCGTCGTCGCCGTCGTGATCGTCGCGCTCGCCGTCGGCGGCGGGCTCACCATCGCGGGTATCTCGGGCGGGTTCTCGTGA
- a CDS encoding DUF3060 domain-containing protein, which yields MSMTHSPSRPRAGSRPRARGAVARATGATAIALLVLGLASGCTLTIRDAGGASGPAVDGSPAPVSSTPTPTPSPTAASETDAGAASGAPPTPAPDSGADRDRDRWSAAATTTQSCDSELTLSTAGAVVRVEGPCTTLTVSADAAVVVADEVGTLVVTGAGTTVSVLRVDTAQVSGSANSIVWETGTPSVADTGTANRLGKASP from the coding sequence ATGTCGATGACGCACTCACCCTCTCGCCCGCGGGCCGGCTCCCGTCCGCGCGCTCGCGGAGCCGTGGCGAGGGCCACCGGCGCGACGGCGATCGCGCTGCTCGTGCTGGGACTGGCCAGCGGATGCACGCTCACGATCCGCGATGCGGGCGGTGCCTCAGGGCCCGCGGTCGACGGCAGCCCCGCACCCGTCTCTTCCACACCCACCCCGACCCCGTCTCCCACCGCGGCGTCCGAGACCGACGCGGGTGCCGCATCCGGCGCCCCGCCCACCCCGGCACCCGACTCCGGCGCAGACCGCGATCGTGACCGGTGGAGCGCTGCGGCCACCACGACGCAGAGCTGCGACAGCGAGCTCACCCTCTCGACCGCGGGTGCCGTCGTGCGGGTGGAAGGACCGTGCACGACGCTCACGGTGAGCGCCGACGCAGCGGTCGTGGTCGCCGACGAGGTCGGCACCCTCGTCGTGACCGGAGCGGGCACCACGGTCTCGGTGCTCCGGGTCGACACGGCGCAGGTGTCGGGGTCGGCGAACTCGATCGTCTGGGAGACCGGAACGCCCTCCGTCGCCGACACCGGAACCGCCAACAGACTCGGAAAGGCCTCGCCATGA
- a CDS encoding OmpA family protein: MACTTPAGTAAPVAESAASAPGPTGGTRTPTTPTSAAEPAHASVAAVPGYDVGDFPPVPLFTLPDLALLDASASAFTIDVRSKLVDVPGVEVSPAHCDATGAVSSGAGSALLYGDGSGNYTGPDGTIQNFGDGSGTTTIDGVAIENFGDGSGTYSDGVTSIQNFGDGSGSYTDPSLAVQVFGDGSGTSVAGTVSIQNFGDGSGTYTDGTVSIENFGDGSGSYTDGRISIQNFGDGTARVDGELVDAVPLAPVPPLGVFPPLTALAPVESCGTTITLRDGVLFDFDRSEVRADAAAVLTALAGTLQQAGIGSAVVSGHTDAIGPDDYNQALSEARADSVVAALRSAGVTADLAAQGLGESRPVAANELDGQDNPAGRQLNRRVEIFVPAQ; the protein is encoded by the coding sequence ATGGCTTGCACCACCCCCGCCGGCACCGCGGCCCCCGTCGCCGAGAGCGCAGCCTCAGCCCCCGGCCCCACCGGCGGCACCCGCACCCCGACCACCCCGACCTCCGCGGCCGAGCCGGCCCACGCATCCGTCGCCGCCGTTCCGGGCTACGACGTCGGCGACTTCCCGCCCGTGCCGCTGTTCACACTCCCCGACCTCGCGCTGCTCGACGCCTCGGCGTCGGCCTTCACCATCGACGTGCGGTCGAAGCTCGTCGACGTGCCGGGCGTCGAGGTCTCCCCGGCGCACTGCGACGCCACGGGCGCCGTGTCGTCGGGCGCGGGCAGCGCCTTGCTCTACGGCGACGGCTCGGGCAACTACACCGGGCCCGACGGCACCATCCAGAACTTCGGCGACGGATCGGGGACGACGACGATCGACGGGGTCGCCATCGAGAACTTCGGCGACGGATCGGGAACGTACAGCGACGGCGTCACGAGCATCCAGAACTTCGGCGACGGCTCTGGCTCCTACACCGACCCCTCCCTCGCCGTTCAGGTGTTCGGCGACGGCTCGGGCACCTCCGTCGCCGGGACCGTGAGCATCCAGAACTTCGGCGACGGGTCGGGCACCTACACCGACGGCACCGTGTCGATCGAGAACTTCGGCGACGGATCGGGCAGCTACACCGACGGTCGCATCAGCATCCAGAACTTCGGCGACGGCACAGCCCGCGTCGACGGCGAACTCGTCGACGCCGTCCCCCTCGCACCCGTGCCGCCGCTCGGCGTCTTCCCGCCGCTCACCGCACTCGCGCCGGTCGAGAGCTGCGGCACCACCATCACCCTGCGCGACGGCGTGCTGTTCGACTTCGACCGCAGCGAGGTCAGAGCGGATGCTGCTGCCGTTCTCACGGCACTGGCGGGCACCCTGCAGCAGGCGGGGATCGGCTCGGCCGTCGTGTCGGGGCACACCGACGCCATCGGCCCCGACGACTACAACCAGGCGCTCTCGGAGGCGCGTGCCGACTCGGTCGTCGCCGCCCTCCGATCGGCGGGCGTGACCGCCGATCTCGCCGCCCAGGGGTTGGGCGAGTCGCGCCCGGTGGCGGCGAACGAGCTCGACGGACAGGACAATCCGGCCGGCCGGCAGCTGAACCGCCGCGTCGAGATCTTCGTGCCGGCGCAGTGA
- a CDS encoding helix-turn-helix domain-containing protein, producing MAAPELDELRLLRRARDRMDREFAHPLDVAALARTALMSQAHFSRRFREAYSETPYSYLMTRRIERAKALLRAGDLTVRDVCFAVGCTSLGSFTTKFTELVGESPAAYRARDHSDLLVVPSCRTMILTRPRKPPRAAPAAARPAVLGPTVDAQTRCVHYRGPLDVVAIRFACCGEYYPCHLCHEQTADHPAAVWPLAERDRRAVLCGVCDHELTIADYLASTSCPSCAAAFNPGCSLHTHLYFEV from the coding sequence ATGGCCGCCCCCGAGCTCGACGAACTGCGTCTCCTGCGCCGCGCCCGCGACCGTATGGATCGCGAGTTCGCGCATCCGCTCGACGTCGCCGCGCTTGCCCGCACCGCCCTGATGTCGCAGGCGCACTTCAGCCGGCGGTTCCGCGAGGCGTACTCCGAGACGCCGTACTCGTACCTCATGACCCGCCGCATCGAACGGGCGAAGGCGCTGCTGCGCGCGGGCGATCTCACGGTGCGCGACGTCTGCTTCGCCGTGGGGTGCACCAGCCTCGGGTCGTTCACCACGAAGTTCACCGAGCTCGTCGGCGAGTCTCCCGCCGCGTACCGCGCCCGCGACCACAGCGACCTGCTCGTGGTGCCGAGCTGCCGCACCATGATCCTCACCCGCCCCCGCAAGCCCCCACGCGCCGCGCCTGCTGCGGCGCGCCCCGCCGTGCTCGGCCCCACCGTCGACGCGCAGACGCGGTGCGTGCACTATCGCGGCCCTCTCGACGTCGTCGCCATCCGTTTCGCCTGCTGCGGAGAGTACTACCCCTGCCACCTCTGCCACGAGCAGACCGCCGACCACCCTGCCGCGGTCTGGCCCCTCGCCGAGCGCGACCGGCGCGCCGTTCTCTGCGGCGTCTGCGACCACGAACTCACCATCGCCGACTACCTCGCCAGCACGAGCTGCCCCTCGTGCGCCGCCGCCTTCAACCCCGGCTGCAGCCTCCACACCCATCTCTACTTCGAGGTCTGA
- a CDS encoding helix-turn-helix domain-containing protein, producing MSESGMERPGNRSLDMAALRGLAHPLRVRMLDILSTYGPQTASSLAERLAESSGVTSYHLRQLAQHDFIREVKGRGTARERWWERVPGGISVDTATLPSTAAARSANAIVMSEWHRNREALLGDYVRRGEHELSREWIEASMMSTANARVTSEQLAELTSELQRVADEFIDRHRHQFGTDAPGTRPVQIQLSAFPVLDAEEAPAAGRSAARGSDTADREE from the coding sequence ATGAGCGAAAGCGGGATGGAGCGGCCGGGCAATCGGTCGCTCGACATGGCGGCACTACGGGGGCTGGCGCATCCGTTGCGGGTGCGGATGCTCGACATCCTGTCGACCTACGGCCCCCAGACCGCCAGCAGCCTCGCCGAGCGACTCGCCGAATCGTCGGGAGTGACCAGCTACCATCTGCGACAGCTCGCGCAGCACGACTTCATCCGCGAGGTGAAGGGTCGAGGCACCGCGCGAGAGCGCTGGTGGGAGCGGGTGCCCGGCGGCATCTCGGTCGACACCGCGACCCTGCCGTCGACTGCCGCAGCGCGCTCGGCGAACGCCATCGTCATGAGCGAGTGGCACCGCAACCGCGAGGCGCTGCTCGGCGACTACGTGCGGCGCGGTGAGCACGAGCTCAGCCGCGAGTGGATCGAGGCGTCGATGATGAGCACCGCCAACGCCCGCGTCACCAGCGAGCAGCTCGCCGAGCTCACCTCGGAGCTGCAGCGGGTCGCCGACGAATTCATCGACCGCCACCGCCACCAGTTCGGCACGGATGCGCCGGGCACCCGGCCGGTGCAGATCCAGCTGAGTGCGTTCCCCGTGCTCGACGCCGAGGAGGCGCCCGCAGCGGGGCGCTCCGCGGCGCGCGGGAGCGACACCGCCGATCGCGAGGAGTAA
- a CDS encoding VOC family protein yields MSTSLVPHLNFRGEAREALEFYAGAFDGTVSIRTYGDFGMPAELPDAAKVVFGRVDGVDGFVVMAYDVPGADSGTLQGGSTARENGLTITDQPYFLALDTATLDAAALRWSALSEGATVVEPLAASAWSAGFGMLTDRFGVTWAVSVTA; encoded by the coding sequence ATGTCGACCTCACTCGTTCCCCACCTCAACTTCCGCGGCGAGGCCCGCGAGGCCCTCGAGTTCTATGCCGGGGCCTTCGACGGCACCGTGAGCATCCGCACCTACGGCGACTTCGGCATGCCCGCCGAGCTGCCCGACGCCGCCAAGGTCGTCTTCGGCCGCGTCGACGGCGTCGACGGATTCGTCGTGATGGCGTACGACGTGCCCGGGGCCGACAGCGGCACCCTGCAGGGCGGGTCGACCGCGCGCGAGAACGGGCTCACGATCACCGACCAGCCGTACTTCCTCGCCCTCGACACGGCGACACTCGACGCCGCCGCACTCCGGTGGTCGGCGCTCTCCGAGGGTGCCACGGTCGTGGAGCCCCTGGCCGCCTCGGCCTGGTCGGCCGGCTTCGGGATGCTCACCGACCGCTTCGGCGTGACCTGGGCGGTGAGCGTCACCGCCTGA
- a CDS encoding CoA ester lyase, translated as MSTAHPSPSAFRPITALSAATTALFVPGDRPDRFAKALASGADLVIVDLEDAVAGDRKALAREAVVEAVAAHPSSFLVRLNGAGSPEHAADLELLATVGSGLLGVALAKTESPEAIEAVRMRAGDVGIVPLVESAAGLAAAPALAQTPGVARLALGAIDLALDLDTTAPEVIDFARFQLTLASRVAGLSGPLDSPSVEFAELEPVRSAAARARSFGFGGKLCIHPRQLAAVQEAFAPTAEEVEWAERILSVQGEGVASVDGSMVDRPVTERARRILAGAEHMGRPARRP; from the coding sequence GTGAGCACCGCGCATCCGTCCCCCTCCGCGTTCCGCCCGATCACCGCGCTGTCCGCCGCGACGACAGCGCTGTTCGTGCCGGGCGACCGCCCCGACCGCTTCGCCAAGGCGCTCGCGAGCGGCGCCGATCTCGTCATCGTCGACCTCGAGGACGCCGTGGCGGGCGACCGCAAAGCACTCGCCCGTGAGGCGGTCGTCGAGGCCGTCGCCGCGCATCCGTCGTCGTTCCTGGTGCGGCTGAACGGGGCGGGGTCGCCCGAGCACGCGGCCGATCTCGAACTGCTCGCCACGGTCGGCAGCGGCCTGCTCGGCGTCGCACTCGCGAAGACCGAGTCGCCGGAGGCGATCGAGGCGGTACGGATGCGCGCCGGCGACGTCGGCATCGTCCCGCTCGTCGAGAGCGCGGCGGGGCTCGCTGCGGCGCCGGCACTCGCGCAGACGCCGGGTGTGGCACGGCTGGCGCTGGGTGCCATCGACCTCGCCCTCGATCTCGACACGACCGCGCCCGAGGTGATCGACTTCGCCCGCTTCCAGCTCACTCTCGCCTCGCGGGTCGCCGGGCTCTCCGGCCCGCTCGACTCGCCCTCGGTCGAGTTCGCCGAGCTGGAACCCGTGCGGTCCGCCGCCGCCCGCGCCCGCTCGTTCGGGTTCGGCGGCAAGCTGTGCATCCACCCGCGGCAGCTCGCCGCGGTGCAGGAGGCATTCGCGCCGACCGCCGAGGAGGTGGAGTGGGCCGAGCGCATCCTCTCGGTGCAGGGCGAGGGGGTCGCGAGCGTCGACGGAAGCATGGTCGATCGCCCGGTCACCGAGCGTGCCCGACGCATCCTGGCCGGGGCGGAGCACATGGGCCGGCCGGCGCGGCGTCCCTGA
- a CDS encoding APC family permease codes for MVLKSGETVVSTSGSTEPAAPGQRLRHGKLGVFAIVFFVIAAVAPLGSIVGGAPVVFAAIGVTAPMAYLAVGVLFAVFAAGFVAMSRHVTNAAGFVAFIAKGLGSRFGGALAAVAVLGYVALVCGLWAITAGIAESTMAGLGLAVPGWVWWVVGLVIVTTLCAVGIEVSLRVLGVLVVLEICTLLFLAITVIAGGGATGSFDLQSFNPANVVPSGVGIAILFAATCYAGFEATVVFSEEAKNPARTIPRAAYLAIAVIGVFYAFITWVLANAWGASEVQAAAQADPVGFVFAVAATYGPSWLPSALGIIMLVSSMAMFIGFHNLLSRYLFSLGRSGMLPAALARTSKSGTPRVAVLGFSAVVFVVVGGFLVFGADLMTVIYPWLTSLGTVALVLVLLFTCMAIVAYFAGKGAADARIWHTRIAPVIAGIGFLIILLLAVVNYDALLGGSGGVARWLILLIPVAFIGGLIRADRQRRAGRELTFEDSPV; via the coding sequence ATGGTACTGAAATCCGGCGAGACGGTCGTCTCGACCTCAGGGTCCACCGAGCCGGCCGCCCCCGGCCAGCGACTCAGGCACGGAAAGCTCGGGGTCTTCGCGATCGTCTTCTTCGTCATCGCCGCCGTGGCGCCGCTCGGCAGCATCGTCGGAGGCGCACCCGTCGTCTTCGCGGCGATCGGCGTGACGGCTCCGATGGCCTACCTCGCCGTCGGAGTGCTCTTCGCCGTGTTCGCGGCCGGCTTCGTCGCGATGAGCCGGCACGTCACGAACGCTGCCGGCTTCGTCGCCTTCATCGCGAAGGGGCTCGGGTCGCGCTTCGGCGGAGCCCTCGCCGCTGTCGCCGTGCTCGGTTACGTGGCGCTCGTCTGCGGGCTCTGGGCGATCACCGCGGGCATCGCGGAGTCGACGATGGCCGGCCTCGGGCTCGCGGTGCCCGGGTGGGTGTGGTGGGTCGTCGGACTGGTGATCGTCACCACGCTCTGCGCCGTCGGCATCGAGGTGAGTCTCCGAGTTCTCGGCGTGCTCGTCGTGCTGGAGATCTGCACGCTCCTGTTCCTCGCCATCACGGTGATCGCCGGGGGAGGAGCCACCGGCTCGTTCGACCTCCAGTCCTTCAACCCGGCGAACGTCGTTCCCTCCGGCGTGGGCATCGCGATCCTCTTCGCCGCCACCTGCTACGCAGGTTTCGAAGCCACCGTGGTGTTCTCCGAAGAGGCGAAGAACCCGGCCCGCACCATCCCCCGAGCCGCGTACCTCGCCATCGCGGTGATCGGCGTCTTCTACGCGTTCATCACCTGGGTGCTCGCGAACGCGTGGGGCGCGAGCGAGGTGCAGGCCGCCGCTCAGGCCGACCCGGTGGGCTTCGTCTTCGCAGTCGCCGCCACCTACGGACCGTCCTGGCTGCCGAGTGCCCTCGGCATCATCATGCTCGTGAGTTCGATGGCCATGTTCATCGGTTTCCACAACCTCCTGTCGCGCTACCTCTTCTCCCTCGGTCGTTCCGGGATGCTGCCCGCCGCCCTCGCTCGAACGAGCAAGAGCGGCACGCCCCGCGTGGCGGTGCTCGGGTTCTCCGCGGTCGTGTTCGTGGTGGTCGGTGGGTTCCTGGTGTTCGGAGCCGACCTGATGACGGTCATCTATCCCTGGCTGACCTCGCTGGGAACCGTGGCCCTCGTGCTGGTACTGCTGTTCACCTGTATGGCGATCGTCGCCTACTTCGCCGGGAAGGGTGCCGCCGACGCCAGGATCTGGCACACCAGGATCGCTCCGGTCATCGCGGGCATCGGCTTCCTGATCATCCTCCTGCTCGCCGTGGTGAACTACGACGCCCTCCTCGGCGGATCGGGCGGGGTGGCGCGCTGGCTGATCCTGCTCATCCCGGTGGCCTTCATCGGGGGGTTGATCCGCGCCGACCGGCAACGACGGGCCGGTCGCGAACTGACCTTCGAGGACAGCCCGGTCTAG